One segment of Cottoperca gobio chromosome 24, fCotGob3.1, whole genome shotgun sequence DNA contains the following:
- the eif2s1b gene encoding eukaryotic translation initiation factor 2 subunit 1b, which produces MPGLSCRFYQHRFPEVEDVVMVNVRSIAEMGAYVSLLEYNNIEGMILLSELSRRRIRSINKLIRIGRNECVVVIRVDKEKGYIDLSKRRVSPEEAVKCEDKFTKSKTVYSILRHVAEVLEYSKDEQLESFYQRTAWVFDEKYKRPGYGAYDVFKQAVSDPAILDCLDLTEEEKNVLIDNINRRLTPQAVKIRADIEVACYGYEGIDAVKAALRAGLGCSTETMPIKINLIAPPRYVMTTTTLERTEGLSVLNQAMAAIKEKIEEKRGVFNIQMEPKVVTDTDETELARQLERLERENAEVDGDDDAEEMEAKAED; this is translated from the exons ATGCCGGGGCTCAGCTGTCGATTTTACCAGCACCGGTTCCCAGAGGTGGAGGATGTTGTGATGGTGAACGTGAGGTCCATCGCCGAGATGGGCGCCTACGTCAGCCTCTTGGAGTACAACAACATCGAGGGCATGATCCTCCTGAGCGAGCTGTCCCGTCGACGTATCCGCTCCATCAACAAGCTCATCCGCATAGGCCGCAATGAGTGTGTGGTCGTCATCCGAGTAGACAAAGAGAAGG GATACATCGATTTATCaaaaagaagagtttcaccAGAGGAGGCCGTCAAGTGTGAAGATAAATTCACCAAATCTAAAACT GTGTATAGCATCCTGCGGCACGTGGCAGAGGTGCTGGAATACAGTAAGGACGAGCAGCTAGAGAGCTTCTACCAGCGCACCGCCTGGGTGTTTGATGAGAAATACAAGCGGCCAGGATACGGAGCTTACGATGTCTTCAAACAGGCTGTATC AGATCCTGCCATCCTGGATTGCCTGGACctaacagaggaagagaagaatgTGCTGATCGACAACATCAACAGGCGACTCACTCCACAGGCCGTCAAGATCAGAGCCG ACATCGAAGTAGCGTGCTACGGGTATGAAGGCATTGATGCCGTGAAGGCAGCTCTGAGGGCCGGGCTGGGATGCTCCACAGAGACCATGCCCATCAAG ATCAACCTGATCGCTCCCCCTCGCTACGTGATGACAACGACCACTCTGGAGCGCACAGAGGGACTGTCTGTCCTCAACCAGGCCATGGCTGCTATCAAGGAGAAGATTGAGGAGAAGAGAGGCGTCTTTAACATCCAGATGGAG CCTAAGGTGGTGACGGACACGGATGAGACGGAGCTCGCCCGGCAGCTGGAGAGGCTAGAGCGGGAGAACGCCGAGGTGGACGGAGACGACGACGCCGAGGAGATGGAGGCCAAAGCGGAGGACTAG